From the genome of Branchiostoma floridae strain S238N-H82 chromosome 8, Bfl_VNyyK, whole genome shotgun sequence:
TATGTTGCACTCCTcgcacttgtacggtttttcacccgtgtgagtccgaaTGTGTCTTTTTAGATAACTCAGGTAACTGAACTGCAGACTGCACTCCTGACATcggtacggtttctcaccgTTGTGAGTCCTAATGTGGCCATTCAGATTAGATTGCCGACTAAACCGCTTCCCGCATTCGccacactggtatggtctctcacccgtgtgagttcgTAGGTGTAGGTTGAGTTTACTTTTGAAGGGAAACTCCTTGTCGCAGTGGCTGCACTTGTGGGTGCGGGGAGAATCCTGTCCATCATCTCCCTCCCCTTGTTTCAGATGAGATCCGACTGTAGTTGCCATTTTGGTCAAACTCAAGATCCTGCAAGAATAAAGAGAAAAGGTAATAAACACGATGGAATAAACACGAGGAAACTAGTCTACtaaacatatacataaacaCGTCATTACACATGAACTTTTAATGATATATTATTTGACTCCTGATTTTAGAATATAAACAAGCAAGCATGCTTACAGACTAACTAGTCGGAAGCGTCTGCGTTGCAGTAAAACAGATTTAGATTATAGAAGGCTGTGTTTGATTAGAGAACAAACAGGAGTGCGGATTAAACATCCTGATTTGCATAGGGAGAGATCAGACAAAATCTCCGAGGGAGTCATGACAATGTAACTTTCAAGTCGAAATGCAAACGTAAATAAATGCTTTTTGGGaaaatttcagacaaaaacTGAACAACTACGGGATAGTACGAGAAAGAAGTGGTTCTTTCAAACAACTTGGCAAACAAAGACCACAAGAGGTAAGAAGATGGATAATTCAAGGGAGTTTCAATCAGACTTGATGTAATACTGCACTGCAAGTCAGCCCGGACACTGTAAACataaataaagttttttttagagtagagtagagtagagtagagtagagttcttcaggcTCAGGTAGGAACTGCAGTTCCAGTTTAGGCCGCTCTTTCCTTTCTAAGTCACTGACATCCCAGGTAAGAGGTAAATCCCAGGTAAATCCTTTTGCCGTAAGAGGTGCATAAACAAATGGAAGACAGCCCGGAGATTAGTGTTTGTCTCCGTCATAGGATTACACAGGAAACCAAAACCATGGTCGGTACTTACCGAAATACGCTGATGCTCCACAGTCGACACAGATCCTCGCGGCTTCAGAGTCGGTACTGGCAGATCGAGTGGTCAGTGACACATTTATATAGTGACTGGATGGCGGGTAAAACCGGTTCGGCAGGTTGTACTACACAACGAAACAAGTTGAGAAGAGAAGTACCCTAATTATATTACATGTGATGATTTGCATAAGGGGAACCAGACAACATAAGCAAAAGGTATTACCAGTGTTTGGGAATAGTTGTTGAGCCAATAAAGCGGTGAATCATATTCAAAACCGTCTCAGATGAAGAGGAATGATCAAGTCAGCCGCCGTTGAATCCAAGTCAAGGGTCAGTATTTCCGGTGGTGAGAGGTCAAAGTTAACATACCTGATTACCCTCGCGACACAAAAGTTAACCAACTATAGCATAGCTACATTACCGACGTTTCAGACAACGTCCACTGACTTTCGTCGATGACCTTTTTCTCAAGTGGGTACATAAGACAATTTCGATAGGTTTTGTTATTAAAACAAATATGATATGTGCTGATTTTTATAGAGAAAATCATACAGGTTCTGTaggaaaacaaataaaacaactaACAAGAAAGACAGCAAAATATTCTTATGTCTTAGTTTATTGAAGAAACTGAGATGCCGAAAGTATACAAATCTCCAGCAGCTAACAACAAATTATGAAGGCAAACATATATAGCTTGCACCATCTACAACTAAGATGTTTCTATAGCTAATTCTAAACGCTTACTAAAATTATACAGTAGATCTATGACTATACATTTACAGCTAGCGATTAGTGACATTTAAGTGCCATGGTAAAAAGCTATAGACCTTTACATCAAGCGGACGTCTTACCGTTTCTCTGTTCAAACATTCAACCGTCGTCTTTCACACAACACTTCTAGTTCTCATCCACTACGGGATATGCGACGACAATGTACAATATTCTGTAATCCGGTTCCCGTTATTGTCACTTTTACAGTGGAATCATACGTAAACATTATGTCTGTAACGTACCCACGATACTCTGTAGGTTGTAGGTTTAACCATATGACGATTATCTAGATCTTAACTACCAAGCCGACGGAATGTGGCATTTgttggcattctatgacttTCCACGTGTATATTGGACCATCAGACATCAATAGGTTtccaccagtgtgagtccgcatgtgtaccTTCAGAAGAGATGACTGACGAAAgcttttgttgcatttttcacatctgtacggtctctcaccagtgtgcgtTAACATGTGACTTTTCAGATTGCTCAGCACACTAAACTGCTTCCCGCACTCGTCGCaactgtacggtttctcaccggtgtgaatTCTCTTGTGCTTTTTCAGGGAACTTAGCTCACTGAACCGCTTACAGCACGTCTCGcacatgtaaggtttttctccggtgtgagtccgcaggtgagccttcaaaGCACACGACTGACTGAAGCCTCTGTTGCAGTGTTcgcacttgtacggtttttcaccagtgtgagtccgcatgtgcaaCCTTAGATGGCCCAGTCGACGGAACTGTTTACTGCATTCACCACAACTGTATGGTTTCTTCTCTTTGTGAGTTTCTacgtgtttcttcagatttgCTAGTTGATTAAACTGTTTCCCACATTCACCGCACTGGTATGGGcactcaccagtgtgagttcgcaggtgTCGATCGAGTTTACTTTTGAAGGGAAACTCCTTGCCGCAATAgctgcacttgtgggtacgggAAGAATCCTGTCCATCCTCTCCCTCCCCTTGTTTCAGATGAGATCCGACTTGAGTCTCCATGTTTTTCAAACTTCAGATCATGCTATAATAAGGAGAAATAAAATTAACACAATGTAACAAGATAGGAGTTTGAAATCTTGTCTATTGAAAAGCATATGTGAACTTAGAAATTAGACAACATTAGACTTCCCAGACAATATGAGACACAAAGTCTTAAGCTTACCAAGGTGGGCTATGGATGTTGGATCAATGAAGCGTTGAATCGGCCTCAAAGTCGTCTTAGATGAAGGGAAATTACTAATCGCTGTTGAAAATAGCAGGCAAGATGAGACAAGGGTCATCGCTTCCGttggtgaaaggtcaaagtttacaCACCtgattacttacttacttgatacttgGTTAGGTCTCCTCAGCTTGGTGAGTGGCCTGCACCAAGGCGTTGACGTCTCTTTCGCACCATTCTGCGCCACTCCGGGCGGTCCTGGGCCATTGCTTCAACCTCGCGCACCCTCAGTCTGTTATTCCCTGTGATCAACTTTAAGTCTTCCATCACGCTGTTCAACCACGTCTGTCTGGGCCTTCCCCTTGACCTTTTGCCGTGATTCGGTGTCCACTCCAACAGCAGTCTTGGGAGCCTCTCCCTGGTCATTCTAAGGATGTGCCCCAACCATCTAAGCTTGCTGGCAGCCACAATCGCTTCAACACTTGTAGTCTCTGCTTGTTGCAGTATGTGTAAGTTGGCAACACGGTGGTATCATCTGATGCGAAGAATTCTCCTAAGGCACCTCTGGTGGAATACTTCCAGCCTTCTGCTCTGTGTCTTGGTGGTTACCCAGACTTCACTCCCATATGTAAGGATTGTGATGACTGCTGCTTCGTAGATACGGATCTTAGTTGACAGAAGAATGTTACTGTTATTCCAAATCTTGCCAAGTTGAGCAAAGGCGCCAGCAGCTTTTTGGATACGCTTTGAGATTTCAGTGTCTAATGTTCCATCACTAGTGAATGTGGTCCCCAGGTAAGTAAAAGTGCTGACTTGTTCAACAGGATATCCTTCCACGTTAATATTAAGAGTTCCTCCCTCAGTGTATGGTCTCTGTGTGGTGTTTTTGCCAATTACCATGACCTGAGTCTTCTTGGCATTTGCCTTGAGTCCGGCTAGAGAGCTGTTCGTACATAACAGGTCAGTAGTTTCCTGCAGGCCGGGTTTTGTGTTGTCCAGTAAGGCCATATCATCAGCATAGTCAGTATCCATGACCGATACCAATGGCTGTTGAGGAGTTTCCTGCATCAACACTGCACCTGCGCTGAGTCGTTTGTTTTGTTCCGTGAGGTAGGCTGCCAAGTTGATGCACACATTAAAAACTGGTGGACCCTGTATGTCGCCCTGGCCCGTTCCGGATTCAACATCGAACCAATTGGACTGTTCCCCA
Proteins encoded in this window:
- the LOC118421027 gene encoding oocyte zinc finger protein XlCOF19-like; protein product: METQVGSHLKQGEGEDGQDSSRTHKCSYCGKEFPFKSKLDRHLRTHTGECPYQCGECGKQFNQLANLKKHVETHKEKKPYSCGECSKQFRRLGHLRLHMRTHTGEKPYKCEHCNRGFSQSCALKAHLRTHTGEKPYMCETCCKRFSELSSLKKHKRIHTGEKPYSCDECGKQFSVLSNLKSHMLTHTGERPYRCEKCNKSFRQSSLLKVHMRTHTGGNLLMSDGPIYTWKVIECQQMPHSVGLVVKI